The Christiangramia forsetii KT0803 DNA segment TTCATTAAGGCTGTATTTTCAATAAAAATCCTAATATGAGTACAGATAAAGATAGATCTTCGCCTGTTCCTACAGATCATAAAAAATCTGAAGACGGTGTAAATCAGTCAACCGAAACCAGAACTCAAAATTCCCGTTCAAAATTATGGGTTGTTATACTAGTGGTAATCATTTTTTTGCTTATCATTCTTGCGATTACCGGCGTAGTGAATTTGTAAAACTGAACGTCGTAATATTTCGTAAATAGTATAAACCAATAATGATAGTATGTCTAAAAATTATTATGACGCTGCCGACTTAAGAAAATTTGGTGAAATAACCGAATGGAGTGAAGAACTGGGAACAAAATTCTTTGACTATTATGGAAAAGTTTTTGAAGAAGGAGCTCTTTCTGCAAGGGAAAAATCGTTGATAGCCCTTGCTGTATCACATGTGGTGAAATGTCCTTATTGTATAGATGCTTATACAAAAGATGGTTTGCAGCGTGGGATCACCAAAGAAGAAATGATGGAAGCGGTTCATGCCGGTGCTGCAATTGAAAGTGGCGCGACATTGGTGCATGGAGTGCAAATGATGAATAAATACAAGAAACTGAGTATGTAAGTTTCCCATAACTTATCATACTAACCCTGTAAATTGAATTACCTTTATGCTTACTAAATCGCTTAAAGCGAGAAAGGACGACCTTTCAAGCCCTAAAAATCAATTAAAGTTTTTAAATAATGGAATCTTTAAAGAGGGGGAACTTCCTCGATTTAAAGATAAAATTGCAGAAACTGGAAATTTCCCCTTAAAACCTAAAAAGCTGGAAATTCTTCAATTAAATCTTGGTTACATGTGTAACCAGGTATGTTCTCATTGTCACGTTGATGCCGGTCCAGATAGAAAGGAGATCATGACTAAAGAGACCATGGAACAGTGCCTGGAAGTTATTAAAACTACCGGAGCACATACTTTAGATCTTACAGGGGGTGCACCGGAGATGAATCCTAATTTTAGATGGTTTGTAGAGGAAGCTTCGAAAGCCGGGATCAAAGATTTTATTGTACGATCTAATCTTACCATTATTCTTGCAAATAAAAAGTATCACGATCTTCCGCAGTTTTTTAAGAAGCATAATGTCCATGTAGCTTCATCGCTTCCTTTTTATAAAAGGGAAAAAACCGATAAGCAGCGTGGTAGTGGAGTGTTTGATAAGTCTATCAAAGCTTTACAGATGTTGAATGAAGTTGGTTATGCCCAGGAAGGTACCGGTCTTAAACTAGATCTGGTCTATAATCCCTCCGGAGCATTTTTACCTACCGACCAGGAAGCTATGGAACATGATTTCAAAGTTGCCTTAAAAGAGGATTTTAATATAGATTTTAATAGTCTTTTCGCTATTACCAATTTGCCAATAAGTCGTTTTCTTGAATATTTAATAGCATCAGAGAATTACGAAGATTATATGTATGCACTGGTAGAAGCGTATAATCCAACAGCGGTAGAAAATGTAATGTGTACCAATACTATTTCTATTAGCTGGGATGGCTGGTTGTATGATTGTGATTTTAATCAAATGCTTGAGCTTAAGGTAGACAGTAAAGTGCAACATATCAGCGAGTATAACGAAGACCTTTTAAACGATAGAGAAATTATAATTTCTCAGCATTGCTATGGCTGTACTGCCGGAGCAGGAAGTAGCTGTCAGGGAACAGTAACAGAATAAATAGCAGAATGAGGAATAATTCTGCTGTTCTAATTTTTGCAAATACTGTTGAAAAAGAGATTTTGAAGAAGGGAATTCCTTCTTCTGAATTTTTTGACGAGCTCAATGAACAGGTACTTCGGACTGTAAAAAAATCTGGATTAACTTATTTCCTGATTACTGAAAATGAGCAAATCGGGAATTCTTTTGGCGAACGTTTTAGTAATGCTATTCAGCAGGTATTTGATAAGGGCTATGAAAATGTTATAAGTATTGGAAATGATACTCCGCAACTTACAGCTGCTCATTTAAGACAGACCAATGAACTGCTTCGGGATAAAAAGATCGTACTTGGTCCTTCCCTGGATGGTGGATTTTATCTCATGGGTATTCATAAATCTCTCTTTAGAAGAGCGCAATTCTTGAAATTACCATGGCAAACCGCCAGTTTAGTAAAATGTGTTGAAAGATTAATTCATAAATCCGGAGCTGCCAGTTATCGGTTGGAAGTGCTTCAGGATATTGATGATGCCAAAGACTTAAATTCTTTACTTCATATTTTTAGCGGAATTTCGTCAGAGATACGCCGCATCATTGTTCAGCTTCTAAGAAAAAGCTTCTCATTCTTTCAAAAGAAGCAAAAAATAGAAAGAAGCACTTACCAGTATAGCTTTTACAACAAAGGTTCTCCCGTAATACTTCATAATTAGTTGAACTCAGGCTGAACTCTTCAGCAAACACTCATTTTAACTTAACTAACCAATGAAGTTTATTTTCATAAGCATTGCTATGTGCTTATCACTATCTGTATTTTCACAACAGAAAATCACGGGTAGGGTAACCGATAGTTCGGGAATTGCACTTCCTTATGTGAACGTGATTCTGGAAAATTCCTCAAAAGGAACTACTACCAACGATGCCGGGCGATATAGTATTAGTCTGGAAAAACTGAAAGGAAATCTTGAATTCTCCTCTCTGGGATATAAAACACAACTTGTACCGATAAAGGGAAGGAATACTATTGATGTGGTCTTTTACGAGTCTGAATCTGTCCTTAATGAAGTGGTGGTTACCGCTTTGGGACAGGCCCGAGAAACCCGGGGTCTTGGGTATGCTGTACAAAGCATTCAGGAGAAAGAAATTTCAGAAGTTAAGGCTCCGAATTTCCTTGATAATCTGGGCGGAAAACTTGCCGGGGTCACCGTTAACCAGGGTGCAACTGGAGTAGGCTCATCTACAAAAGTGACGATTCGGGGAGAAGCTTCTTTTTCTAACAACAATCCATTGTTAATAGTAGACGGTACTCCTATTAATAACAATACTGTATTCCCGGCAACTTCTGAAGCTGCTGCAGGATTTCAGGAGGTAGATTTTGGAAATGGAGCTATGGAAGTGAATCCAGATGATATCGCTTCGGTTTCGGTCTTAAAAGGTCCTAGTGCAGCAGCACTCTATGGTACGCGTGCTTCTAACGGGGTTATTATTATTGAAACTAAAGATGGTTCTAAACAAAAAGGCTTGGGAATTAGTATAAATTCCAGTGTTTTTATAGATACCGCTTTTCAATTACCTGAATTTCAGAACGAATTTGGACAGGGAAATTCAGGTCAGTTTGAATTTGTAGATGGTCTTGGAGGTGGAATCAACGATCTAATTACTTATAGCTGGGGTCCGAGACTGGATGTGGTAAATATGATTTCGCAATTCGATAGCCCGGTAGTTTTAGATAATGGAACGTTAGTTAGAGGAGGAGATACTTCGGTCTATGGAGAAGAAGCTATCACTCCTACTGCTTTCAATTCCCATCCCGATAATTTGAAGGATTTTTATAGAACAGGAGTGACAACGATTAACAATGCCGCAGTTTCTTCCGGTTTTAATAATGGTAATTATCGTCTGTCGTTTACCGATCTTCGAAGCGAATCTATTCTTCCGGGAGTTAATTTAGACCGGCAAACCGTAGCAGCCAGTTTAAATTTTAAGCCATTAAGAGGTCTGAAAATAAGGTCTCATATTAATTACGTGAATTCCGGTAGCGATAATCGGCCTGCAAATGGATATGGTTCAGAAAACCTGAATTATTCTCTGGTTGCGTGGGGTCCCCGTTCTTTAAAGATCGAAAATTTAAAAGATTACTGGCAGCCCGGGCTAGAAGGTGTAAAGCAGTTCTCTTATAATTACACCTATTTTGATAATCCATATTTTACGCTTTATGAAAATACCAACTCCTTTGGAAGGGATCGTGTTTTTGGAAACATTTCTGCTACCCAAAAGATCAATTCCAATTGGAGCGTGAGTTTACGTTCGGGAATGGATTATTCTAATGAAAAACGGAAATTTAAACGAGCTTTCAGTTCTAACAGGTTTAAGAATGGCGCTTACGGCGAGCAGGATGTACTTTATAGGGAAATAAACACCGATTTTTTAATAAACTATACCAAAGATTTTGGCGATATTTCTGCTGATATTTCTTTCGGCGGAAATAGATTAGACCAGAAGGTTTCGAATACACAAAGTCAAACAACAACACTTGCACAGCCTGGGGTTTTCAAACTTACTAATGCAGCTTCACCAATTGAAGTGTATCAGTTTGAATCTGAAAAACGGATTAACAGCCTCTACGGAATTGCGAAGTTGAAGTATAAGAACTTTCTCTTTCTGGATGTAACCGGAAGAAATGACTGGTCGAGTGCACTGGCAACACCATTTTCAGTAGATAATACCTCTTTCTTTTATCCTTCGGTTTCTTCCAGTTTTATTTTATCTGAAGTGATAGAATTGCCTGAAGTGATATCTTTTGTGCAGCTACGCGCAAGTTGGGCGCAGGTTGGAAACGATACAAACCCTTATCAAACTACGGGCGCTTTTGTGTCGCAAACTCCTTATAGATCGCAACCTACCTACAGTGATCAGAACATTATTTCCAATCCTAACTTAAATCCTGAGCAAACAACTTCGTATGAGGTAGGAGGTGATATTCGCTTTTTCAATGATAGACTGCGCTTTGATGTGACTTATTAT contains these protein-coding regions:
- the arsS gene encoding arsenosugar biosynthesis radical SAM (seleno)protein ArsS (Some members of this family are selenoproteins.); the protein is MLTKSLKARKDDLSSPKNQLKFLNNGIFKEGELPRFKDKIAETGNFPLKPKKLEILQLNLGYMCNQVCSHCHVDAGPDRKEIMTKETMEQCLEVIKTTGAHTLDLTGGAPEMNPNFRWFVEEASKAGIKDFIVRSNLTIILANKKYHDLPQFFKKHNVHVASSLPFYKREKTDKQRGSGVFDKSIKALQMLNEVGYAQEGTGLKLDLVYNPSGAFLPTDQEAMEHDFKVALKEDFNIDFNSLFAITNLPISRFLEYLIASENYEDYMYALVEAYNPTAVENVMCTNTISISWDGWLYDCDFNQMLELKVDSKVQHISEYNEDLLNDREIIISQHCYGCTAGAGSSCQGTVTE
- a CDS encoding SusC/RagA family TonB-linked outer membrane protein, translated to MKFIFISIAMCLSLSVFSQQKITGRVTDSSGIALPYVNVILENSSKGTTTNDAGRYSISLEKLKGNLEFSSLGYKTQLVPIKGRNTIDVVFYESESVLNEVVVTALGQARETRGLGYAVQSIQEKEISEVKAPNFLDNLGGKLAGVTVNQGATGVGSSTKVTIRGEASFSNNNPLLIVDGTPINNNTVFPATSEAAAGFQEVDFGNGAMEVNPDDIASVSVLKGPSAAALYGTRASNGVIIIETKDGSKQKGLGISINSSVFIDTAFQLPEFQNEFGQGNSGQFEFVDGLGGGINDLITYSWGPRLDVVNMISQFDSPVVLDNGTLVRGGDTSVYGEEAITPTAFNSHPDNLKDFYRTGVTTINNAAVSSGFNNGNYRLSFTDLRSESILPGVNLDRQTVAASLNFKPLRGLKIRSHINYVNSGSDNRPANGYGSENLNYSLVAWGPRSLKIENLKDYWQPGLEGVKQFSYNYTYFDNPYFTLYENTNSFGRDRVFGNISATQKINSNWSVSLRSGMDYSNEKRKFKRAFSSNRFKNGAYGEQDVLYREINTDFLINYTKDFGDISADISFGGNRLDQKVSNTQSQTTTLAQPGVFKLTNAASPIEVYQFESEKRINSLYGIAKLKYKNFLFLDVTGRNDWSSALATPFSVDNTSFFYPSVSSSFILSEVIELPEVISFVQLRASWAQVGNDTNPYQTTGAFVSQTPYRSQPTYSDQNIISNPNLNPEQTTSYEVGGDIRFFNDRLRFDVTYYNALTEDQILSLPIGISSGYTQKVVNAGKVRSQGVEIIAGMVPIRTSNFQWDATFNFSKNVSRVEELPQEAGRLTLAYNRIYDNPDQTVWLQVEEGGEIGDLYGTGYRKNENGDFILTEEGRYIADNNLQKLGNYNPDFMLGINNNFNYKNWNLSFLFDWRQGGILVSRTRALATVGGQLAETTPRPEEGIVPQGVVNMGTEENPEYVQNTTAVSAESYYRQFYDRNHEENNTYDASYLKLRQFSLGYTFDLKNDFLGFMKQGGTVNLSLIGRNLFALSEIPHFDPEQLAVQGQGFISGVEDMSYATTRSIGFKAGINF
- a CDS encoding TIGR04282 family arsenosugar biosynthesis glycosyltransferase, translating into MRNNSAVLIFANTVEKEILKKGIPSSEFFDELNEQVLRTVKKSGLTYFLITENEQIGNSFGERFSNAIQQVFDKGYENVISIGNDTPQLTAAHLRQTNELLRDKKIVLGPSLDGGFYLMGIHKSLFRRAQFLKLPWQTASLVKCVERLIHKSGAASYRLEVLQDIDDAKDLNSLLHIFSGISSEIRRIIVQLLRKSFSFFQKKQKIERSTYQYSFYNKGSPVILHN
- a CDS encoding arsenosugar biosynthesis-associated peroxidase-like protein: MSKNYYDAADLRKFGEITEWSEELGTKFFDYYGKVFEEGALSAREKSLIALAVSHVVKCPYCIDAYTKDGLQRGITKEEMMEAVHAGAAIESGATLVHGVQMMNKYKKLSM